From one Rhodamnia argentea isolate NSW1041297 chromosome 1, ASM2092103v1, whole genome shotgun sequence genomic stretch:
- the LOC115754594 gene encoding putative pentatricopeptide repeat-containing protein At5g09950: MFRCLLTRTRSCRKSRRGSISSLRNVGTSAAIFPKDDTFDFAQFTYPPHLSRASSGPSQDRVPHPSLPANSQLIDHLVSRYCGSRCPNDAKELHLQLFKAGFDNDLFLCNTLINIYARVGDLGSAQKLFDDMPSRNSVTWACLISGYVQSGMPEKAWVLFRCMAREGLMPNHYVFGSVLRACQEYGPSGLRLGMQIHGMVSKTWYARDVVVSNVLISMYGGCLGSIDDALGVFDEIHLRNSISWNSIMSVCSQRGNADLAFELFARMQRNGGLGFSIKPNEYTFGSLITATCSSTDSSSLLEQMFSRVTKSGFIYDLYVGSALVSGFARSGLTDHARNIFGQMTERNVVSMNGLMVGLVRQKKGEEAFKIFSETRELVDINVDSYVVLLSAVAEFTVPDEGKRSGREIHAYLIRTGLINNKVAVENGLVTMYAKCGSVNDAKSVFALMNERDLVSWNSLISALDQNGCFDDTVMSFSKMLRSGLIPSNFTLISTLSSCASLGWIWLGQQIHGEGIKLGLDLDVSVSNALLALYAEVGCLAQCEEVFSLMPEHDQVSWNSIIGAFSDSEALVSEAVKYFLGMMRAGWSLNRVTFINILAAVSLLSLQRFNHQIHALALKYNLADDIAIENALLACYGKCGEMDECEQIFSRMSERRDEVTWNAMISGYIHSEFLSKAMDMVWYMLQRGQRLDSFTFATILSACASVATLERGMEVHACGIRAHLQSDVVIGSALIDMYSKCGRVDYASRFFQNMPKRNVYSWNSMISGFARHGHGEDALNLFRQMKLCGQLPDHVTFVGVLSACSHVGLVEEGFMHFKAMQEEFGLTPRMEHYSCMVDLLGRAGELGKIEDFINKMAMEPNILIWRTVLGACCRANGRNSELGQRAAHMLFEMEPQNAVNYVLLSNMYASGGKWDDMAKARRAMRQSAVKKDAGCSWVTMNDGVHVFVSGDRSHPEKDLVYEKLAELNRKMKDAGYVPQTSFALYDLEHENKEELLSHHSEKIAVAFVLTRKSEKPIRIMKNLRICGDCHSAFKYISKIVGRTIVLRDSNRFHHFEDGACSCRDYW; encoded by the coding sequence ATGTTTCGCTGTTTGCTGACACGAACTCGCTCCTGCAGAAAATCCCGGCGCGGCTCAATCTCTTCACTCCGCAACGTCGGTACGTCCGctgcaatttttcccaaagaCGACACTTTTGACTTCGCTCAATTCACCTACCCACCTCATCTATCTCGCGCCTCATCGGGACCATCTCAAGACCGCGTGCCACACCCTTCTTTGCCTGCAAACTCCCAACTCATCGACCATTTGGTCTCTCGTTACTGCGGCTCTCGTTGCCCTAACGATGCCAAGGAGCTTCATTTGCAGTTGTTCAAAGCCGGGTTCGACAATGACTTGTTTCTTTGTAATACCCTTATTAATATCTATGCTAGAGTTGGCGATCTGGGTTCTGCGCAGAAGCTGTTTGATGATATGCCGAGCAGGAATTCTGTCACTTGGGCTTGCTTGATTTCCGGCTACGTGCAGAGTGGCATGCCGGAGAAGGCGTGGGTGCTTTTTAGATGCATGGCCAGGGAAGGGTTGATGCCGAATCACTACGTGTTTGGTAGTGTTCTCCGGGCTTGCCAAGAATACGGGCCATCTGGACTCAGGCTTGGGATGCAAATTCATGGAATGGTTTCGAAGACTTGGTATGCTAGGGATGTGGTGGTGTCAAACGTGCTGATATCAATGTATGGGGGTTGTTTGGGCTCCATAGATGATGCTTTAGGCGTTTTTGATGAGATACATTTGAGAAATTCAATATCATGGAACTCTATCATGTCGGTATGTTCTCAAAGAGGAAATGCAGATTTGGCATTCGAATTATTTGCAAGAATGCAGAGGAATGGTGGTTTGGGGTTCAGTATAAAACCTAATGAGTATACTTTCGGTAGCTTAATTACAGCGACTTGTTCTTCGACTGATTCAAGTTCTTTGCTTGAGCAGATGTTCTCCAGAGTTACCAAATCTGGCTTTATTTATGATCTGTATGTAGGTAGTGCTTTAGTAAGTGGATTTGCAAGATCAGGATTGACTGATCATGCAAGAAATATATTTGGGCAGATGACTGAGAGGAATGTGGTCTCCATGAATGGTCTGATGGTTGGATTAGTGAGACAAAAGAAGGGAGAAGaagcttttaaaatttttagtgaGACGAGGGAGTTAGTTGACATAAATGTTGATTCATATGTGGTTCTTTTAAGTGCTGTTGCTGAATTCACTGTGCCTGATGAAGGGAagagaagtggaagagaaaTCCATGCATATCTTATCAGGACTGGCTTAATTAACAATAAGGTTGCTGTGGAAAATGGGCTAGTAACCATGTATGCTAAATGTGGTTCTGTTAATGATGCTAAATCAGTTTTTGCATTGATGAATGAGAGAGATTTGGTTTCATGGAATTCCTTGATTTCAGCCTTAGAtcaaaatggctgtttcgatgATACGGTTATGAGCTTCTCAAAGATGCTGAGAAGTGGACTGATACCTTCTAATTTCACTTTAATAAGTACATTGAGTTCATGTGCTAGCTTGGGATGGATTTGGCTTGGCCAGCAAATTCACGGAGAAGGGATCAAATTAGGGCTTGATTTAGATGTTTCGGTTTCAAATGCTCTTCTTGCTTTATATGCTGAAGTTGGGTGTCTTGCTCAATGCGAGGAAGTTTTCTCCTTGATGCCAGAACATGATCAAGTTTCATGGAATTCGATCATTGGGGCATTTTCTGATTCAGAAGCATTAGTTTCTGAGGCAGTGAAGTATTTCTTGGGCATGATGCGGGCGGGATGGAGTTTGAACAGAGTAACCTTTATAAACATTCTTGCAGCTGTCTCATTGTTATCACTTCAGCGATTTAATCACCAAATTCATGCTCTAGCATTAAAATACAATCTCGCTGATGATATTGCCATTGAGAATGCACTTTTGGCCTGCTATGGGAAGTGTGGAGAGATGGACGAGTGTGAACAGATTTTTTCAAGAATGTCTGAAAGAAGGGATGAAGTGACTTGGAATGCTATGATCTCTGGGTACATCCACAGTGAGTTCTTGTCCAAAGCCATGGATATGGTTTGGTATATGTTGCAGAGAGGACAGAGGTTGGACTCTTTCACCTTTGCTACCATTCTTAGTGCTTGTGCTTCAGTTGCAACACTAGAACGTGGCATGGAAGTTCATGCTTGTGGGATTAGGGCCCACTTGCAATCCGATGTTGTAATAGGTAGTGCATTGATTGACATGTACTCGAAATGTGGAAGAGTAGATTATGCCTCCCgatttttccaaaacatgcccaAAAGAAATGTTTATTCATGGAACTCCATGATATCTGGCTTTGCACGCCATGGACACGGAGAAGACGCTCTAAATCTTTTCAGACAAATGAAGCTATGTGGACAACTACCAGATCATGTGACTTTTGTCGGAGTACTTTCAGCTTGTAGCCATGTGGGTTTGGTCGAGGAAGGTTTTATGCATTTCAAAGCCATGCAAGAAGAGTTTGGCTTGACTCCTAGGATGGAACACTACTCATGTATGGTGGATCTGCTTGGCAGGGCAGGGGAACTCGGCAAAATAGAGGATTTTATCAATAAGATGGCTATGGAACCTAACATTCTTATTTGGAGAACAGTGTTAGGAGCCTGTTGCCGAGCCAATGGCCGTAATAGCGAGCTTGGTCAAAGGGCAGCTCATATGCTTTTTGAGATGGAGCCGCAAAATGCTGTGAACTATGTCCTTCTCTCGAATATGTATGCTTCAGGAGGGAAATGGGATGATATGGCAAAGGCTAGAAGAGCAATGAGGCAATCTGCAGTGAAAAAGGATGCTGGGTGCAGTTGGGTCACGATGAACGATGGTGTTCATGTCTTTGTGTCTGGAGACAGATCTCACCCAGAGAAAGATCTGGTCTATGAGAAGCTAGCAGAACTTAATAGGAAAATGAAGGATGCTGGTTATGTGCCCCAGACGAGCTTTGCCCTGTACGATCTTGAACACGAGAACAAGGAAGAGCTGTTGAGCCATCACAGCGAGAAAATCGCTGTTGCTTTCGTCCTCACGCGAAAATCAGAAAAGCCTATAAGGATCATGAAGAACCTTCGCATCTGCGGTGATTGTCACTCTGCATTCAAATACATCTCAAAAATAGTCGGGCGGACCATAGTGTTGCGGGATTCGAACAGGTTTCATCATTTCGAAGACGGTGCATGCTCGTGCAGGGATTACTGGTGA
- the LOC115754595 gene encoding putative protein FAR1-RELATED SEQUENCE 10 translates to MKPSGNIWIRRQQCPCGDWKCYIKSDGDDLPSVSSQPAKEKTLSLPTSEAVFTPYVGQIFTTDDEAFEYYSNFARKNGFSIRKARSTESQNLGVYRRDFVCYRSGFNQPRKKANVEHPRDRKSVRCGCDAKLYLTKEIVNNATQWYVSQFSNVHNHELLEDDQVRLLPAYRKIQEADQERILLLSKAGFPVNRIVKLLEIEKGLQPGQLPFIEKDVRNFVRTCKKTVQENDALLNEKRESDVMELLEACKRMTEKDADCVYDYTTDENEKVENIAWSYGHSSRAFTAFGDVVTFDTSYRSITYGLLLGIWFGIDNHGKAVFLGCVLLQEESAHAYSWALQTFVRFMRRRHPQTILTDLDSGLRDAIARELPNTKHVISIWHVQSKLSSWFSLTLGSQYAEFKAELDTLCQLESMDEFELKWNHVIARFGLVADKHIALLFSYRASWPLSMIRGNFVARAMTAEYSKSVDTFVKKILTSEACLHMFFELVGVASRSVNQAAENLQYVHMKTCMPIEEHAQSILTPYAFKVLQNEMILSLQYAMTEMANGSYLVQHFKKLDRECLVIWTLEDELIRCSCKEFEHSGLLCRHSIRVLVAKNYFQLPEKYFPLRWRLVSSLVPVDDDNVPRSSNDCVQAFNSLAASLLTESLTSKERFNYVNRELSSLIDRVRDMPADDDSAANMALNNVSESFQC, encoded by the exons ATGAAGCCATCAGGTAATATATGGATTCGGCGCCAACAGTGTCCATGTGGAGATTGGAAGTGTTACATCAAATCTGATGGAGATGATCTGCCATCGGTGAGCTCCCAGCCTGCCAAGGAGAAGACACTATCATTGCCAACCTCAGAAGCTGTCTTTACTCCTTATGTAGGCCAAATTTTCACGACTGATGATGAAGCATTTGAATACTACAGTAATTTTGCTCgaaaaaatggattttcaattAGAAAAGCACGCTCAACAGAAAGCCAAAATTTAGGAGTTTATAGGAGAGATTTTGTTTGTTATCGATCTGGGTTTAACCAGCCAAGGAAGAAGGCAAATGTCGAGCACCCCAGGGATAGAAAATCAGTACGGTGTGGATGTGATGCAAAATTGTATCTGACAAAGGAAATTGTTAACAATGCCACACAATGGTACGTTTCACAGTTCAGTAATGTTCATAATCATGAATTATTGGAGGATGACCAAGTTCGTCTGCTTCCAGCTTATCGGAAGATACAAGAGGCCGATCAGGAGCGCATCCTTCTGCTATCCAAAGCTGGGTTTCCTGTGAATCGAATAGTGAAGCTCCTGGAAATAGAAAAAGGGCTGCAACCTGGGCAATTACCCTTTATTGAAAAGGATGTCAGGAATTTTGTTCGAACTTGTAAGAAGACGGTCCAAGAAAATGATGCTTTGCTTAATGAGAAGAGGGAGAGTGATGTGATGGAACTTCTTGAGGCGTGCAAACGTATGACAGAGAAGGATGCCGATTGTGTTTATGATTATACTACTGATGAGaatgaaaaagttgaaaatattgCGTGGTCATATGGACATTCTTCACGTGCTTTCACTGCTTTTGGAGATGTTGTTACTTTTGATACCTCTTATAGATCGATTACCTATGGGTTGCTACTTGGTATCTGGTTTGGTATTGATAATCATGGGAAGGCGGTTTTCTTGGGGTGCGTGTTGTTGCAGGAGGAAAGTGCCCATGCATATTCATGGGCCTTACAG ACATTTGTCCGGTTTATGAGGAGAAGACATCCGCAAACAATTTTGACCGATCTAGATTCTGGGCTTAGGGATGCCATTGCTAGAGAGTTGCCCAACACCAAGCATGTCATAAGTATATGGCATGTCCAGTCCAAATTATCTAGTTGGTTCTCTTTGACTCTTGGATCACAGTATGCAGAGTTCAAAGCCGAGTTGGATACATTATGCCAATTGGAGAGCATGGATGAATTTGAACTTAAATGGAATCATGTCATAGCTCGGTTTGGACTTGTTGCTGATAAGCACATAGCTCTGCTCTTCTCTTATCGGGCTTCATGGCCATTGTCAATGATTAGAGGAAATTTTGTGGCTCGTGCCATGACAGCAGAGTATTCAAAATCAGTGGATACATTTGTGAAAAAGATACTAACTTCTGAGGCTTGCTTGCACATGTTCTTTGAGCTG GTTGGAGTAGCTTCTAGGTCTGTAAATCAAGCTGCTGAAAATCTTCAGTACGTGCATATGAAAACATGCATGCCCATTGAAGAACATGCTCAGAGTATTCTCACTCCTTATGCCTTTAAGGTCTTGCAGAATGAAATGATTCTCTCTCTGCAATATGCGATGACTGAAATGGCCaatggatcatatcttgtgcAGCACTTCAAAAAACTGGATAGAGAGTGTCTCGTAATTTGGACACTGGAAGATGAGCTCATACGTTGTTCCTGCAAGGAATTCGAGCATTCTGGATTACTATGCAGGCACTCAATTCGAGTTCTCGTGGCAAAGAACTACTTCCAACTccctgaaaagtattttccactTCGTTGGCGGCTGGTGAGTTCTTTAGTCCCAGTGGATGATGACAATGTTCCAAGAAGCAGCAATGATTGCGTCCAAGCCTTCAATTCATTAGCTGCGTCTTTATTGACTGAATCCTTAACATCCAAGGAACGGTTCAATTATGTTAACCGAGAACTCAGTAGTCTGATTGATCGTGTTAGGGATATGCCGGCTGATGATGACTCTGCTGCAAATATGGCACTGAACAATGTGAGTGAATCTTTTCAATGTTAA
- the LOC115754597 gene encoding uncharacterized protein LOC115754597, whose translation MDEPRGTVLFTTVGRPYYGFDVFSLDLTSRRERRLTDGLSINYNAQFASAGDEGDDGPEAVVFVSERTGCPRVYLARSGFSQPDLLPSAPGSLFHDRPVLRDGRLYFISAHEEPNKPFASWSALYSADLEGSQIARLTPYGSVDYSPAVSQSGKFVAVASYGSRHWGGEFHALNTDIVVFRESEPKERIVVAESGGWPTWSGDSVVYFHRKAEDGWWSIFRVEFEFAPDTDSSGFPLAPTRVTPPGVHCFTPAAMPGSNKIAVATRRRGKSFRHIEIFDAGSESFVPVTEPLNPNFHHYNPFVSAGSRYIGYHRFRGESTGGESRVPNLDPVASPIRGLRMLRLNGAFPSSSPDGQLIAFNHDFEADVNGGVKIVQSDGSRRWTLIKDRTAFYNSWSPTEQNVVYTSIGPIFDSPKTTVQIARIEFDLSGPEGNVTSNLKVLTREDSGNNAFPSCSPDGKWLVFRSGRTGHKNLYIVDAANGEFGGGIRQLTDGPWIDTMPSWSPNGDLIAFSSNRHNPDDVSVFSIYLIRPDGSDLKRAHVAGPAGSPEVERERINHVCFSRDGEWLLFTANLGGVTAEPVSLPNQFQPYGELYVARLDGSGLRRLTWNGFENGTPAWHPTDDAGPSDLRSGSGDGCDEDKLRGQFEEPLWISCAI comes from the coding sequence ATGGACGAGCCCAGAGGCACCGTCCTCTTCACCACCGTCGGCCGCCCCTACTACGGCTTCGACGTCTTCTCCCTCGACCTCACCTCCCGCCGCGAGCGCCGCCTCACCGACGGCCTCTCCATCAACTACAACGCCCAATTCGCCTCCGCCGGCGACGAGGGCGACGATGGCCCAGAAGCCGTCGTCTTCGTCTCCGAGCGGACCGGCTGCCCCCGGGTCTACCTCGCCCGATCCGGCTTCTCCCAGCCCGACCTGCTGCCTTCCGCCCCGGGCAGCCTCTTCCACGATCGGCCCGTCCTCAGGGACGGTCGGCTCTACTTCATCTCGGCTCACGAGGAGCCCAACAAGCCGTTCGCGAGCTGGTCCGCTCTCTACTCGGCCGACCTGGAGGGTAGCCAAATTGCCAGGTTGACCCCGTACGGGTCCGTCGACTACAGTCCGGCGGTCTCGCAGTCGGGAAAGTTCGTAGCTGTCGCGTCCTATGGGTCGCGCCATTGGGGCGGTGAGTTCCACGCCCTGAATACGGACATCGTCGTGTTCCGGGAATCCGAGCCGAAGGAGCGCATCGTCGTGGCGGAGTCCGGGGGCTGGCCCACCTGGTCCGGCGACTCCGTCGTCTACTTCCACCGGAAGGCGGAGGACGGGTGGTGGAGCATTTTCCGGGTCGAATTCGAATTCGCCCCAGACACGGACTCCTCTGGGTTCCCGCTGGCTCCGACCCGGGTCACTCCTCCAGGGGTCCACTGCTTCACTCCGGCCGCCATGCCCGGCTCCAACAAAATCGCCGTCGCGACACGGCGGCGAGGCAAGAGCTTCCGGCACATCGAGATTTTCGACGCCGGGTCGGAGTCCTTCGTCCCCGTCACCGAACCGTTGAACCCGAACTTCCACCACTACAACCCTTTCGTGTCTGCCGGGTCACGGTACATCGGGTACCACCGGTTCCGAGGCGAGTCGACTGGGGGCGAGTCAAGGGTCCCCAATCTCGACCCGGTCGCGTCGCCCATCAGGGGGCTCCGGATGCTGAGACTGAACGGCGCgttcccttcttcttcccctgACGGGCAGCTCATAGCCTTCAACCACGACTTCGAGGCTGACGTCAACGGCGGAGTGAAGATCGTTCAGTCGGACGGATCGAGGCGGTGGACGCTGATTAAGGATCGGACCGCGTTCTACAACTCATGGAGCCCCACCGAGCAAAACGTCGTGTACACCTCGATCGGACCCATCTTCGATTCGCCGAAAACGACGGTTCAGATTGCTCGGATCGAGTTCGACTTATCCGGTCCGGAGGGCAACGTCACAAGTAACTTGAAGGTGCTCACGAGGGAGGACTCGGGGAATAACGCCTTCCCCTCGTGCTCTCCCGATGGCAAGTGGCTCGTGTTCCGGTCCGGTCGGACTGGCCACAAGAACTTGTACATCGTCGACGCCGCGAACGGTGAGTTTGGCGGTGGGATCCGTCAGCTGACGGACGGACCGTGGATCGACACGATGCCGTCGTGGTCGCCCAACGGTGACCTCATAGCCTTCTCTTCGAACCGGCACAACCCGGACGATGTGAGCGTATTTAGCATCTATCTCATTAGACCGGACGGGTCCGACCTGAAGAGGGCACACGTGGCGGGACCGGCGGGGTCGCCCGAGGTTGAACGGGAGAGGATCAATCACGTGTGCTTCAGCAGGGACGGGGAGTGGCTGCTGTTCACGGCGAACTTGGGCGGCGTGACGGCGGAGCCAGTGTCGTTGCCCAACCAGTTCCAGCCGTACGGGGAGCTATACGTGGCAAGGTTGGACGGGAGCGGGCTCCGGAGGCTGACGTGGAACGGGTTCGAGAATGGGACGCCCGCGTGGCACCCGACGGACGACGCGGGCCCCAGTGATCTGAGATCGGGCAGCGGTGATGGCTGTGACGAGGATAAGCTGAGAGGGCAGTTTGAGGAGCCCCTGTGGATATCTTGCGCTATTTGA